In one Solanum lycopersicum chromosome 11, SLM_r2.1 genomic region, the following are encoded:
- the LOC101263484 gene encoding pentatricopeptide repeat-containing protein At2g42920, chloroplastic-like — protein MKEENTKPSEFTLVSLLNACGHLGALDKGNWIYMYVKKNNVELNVIIVTAIIDMYCNCGNFDMASHVFVSLSNEGLSSWNSMILGLDTNGLEDDAIKIFASLQCSILKPDSVTFINVLTACNHSGLVDKAKYYFSINENGICGYVLMENIYATSGLFEEALDGRISMEEKHIAKEPGCSPLEITGEDHEFASGRKLYSEFHDIYSLMH, from the exons ATGAAAGAGGAAAATACTAAGCCTAGTGAATTCACTTTGGTGAGCTTGTTGAATGCTTGTGGACACTTAGGAGCACTTGATAAAGGGAATTGGATTTACATGTATGTTAAGAAGAACAATGTGGAGTTGaatgttattattgttactgCAATTATAGACATGTATTGCAATTGTGGAAACTTTGACATGGCGTCGCATGTTTTTGTAAGTCTCTCAAATGAAGGGTTGTCTTCTTGGAACTCTATGATTTTGGGCTTAGATACTAATGGATTAGAGGATGATGCAATTAAGATATTCGCAAGTCTACAATGCTCAATTCTGAAACCGGATTCTGTGACTTTCATCAATGTACTAACCGCGTGCAATCACTCAGGATTGGTAGATAAAGCGAAATACTACTTTTCAATTAATGAAAATGGAATATG TGGCTATGTATTGATGGAAAATATATATGCAACCTCAGGCTTGTTTGAAGAAGCTTTGGATGGAAGGATATCAATGGAAGAGAAACATATAGCGAAAGAACCGGGATGCAGTCCACTAGAAATTACTGGTGAAGATCATGAGTTTGCTTCTGGTAGAAAGTTATATTCTGAGTTCCATGATATATATTCTTTGATGCACTAA